From the genome of Actinomycetota bacterium, one region includes:
- a CDS encoding VOC family protein has product MPESPVRELRLALTVDDYDQAIAFYRDVLGLPVTESWDGPDGSGAVLDAGRATLELLSTAQAELVDRVEVGSRVAGPVRVALEVADSAGTARRLVAAGAEALAEPVVTPWNHRNVRVRAPDGTQLTLFTVLEGTG; this is encoded by the coding sequence ATGCCCGAGAGCCCGGTTCGCGAGCTGCGCCTGGCGCTGACGGTGGACGACTACGACCAGGCGATCGCCTTCTACCGCGACGTCCTCGGCCTGCCGGTGACCGAGTCCTGGGACGGGCCCGACGGCAGCGGGGCGGTGCTGGACGCGGGCCGGGCCACCCTTGAGCTGCTGTCGACGGCCCAGGCGGAGCTGGTCGACCGGGTCGAGGTCGGGTCCCGGGTCGCCGGCCCGGTGCGGGTCGCGCTCGAGGTCGCGGACTCGGCCGGGACGGCCCGCCGGCTCGTCGCCGCCGGCGCCGAGGCGCTCGCCGAGCCGGTCGTCACCCCGTGGAACCACCGCAACGTCCGGGTCCGGGCCCCCGACGGGACGCAGCTCACCCTGTTCACCGTGCTCGAGGGGACCGGCTAG
- a CDS encoding TIGR03885 family FMN-dependent LLM class oxidoreductase, protein MTTYGYHASHEQLPPSALLADVQLAEQAGFQAAMCSDHFAPWSRAQGHSGFAWSWLGAALQATRLPFGCVNAPGQRYHPAIVAQAAATLAEMFPGRFWVALGSGEALNEHITGTGWPDKQARNDRLLECVQVIRALLAGETVSHRGLVTVDRARLWSRPAEPPPLLGAAVSAETAAWVAGWADGLITVNQPMERLRRVVDAFRAGAAGKPMYLQVHLAFAQDEATALANAHQQWGSNVLDGSLAWELALPEQFEAATRHVRPDDVRETVLVTADPSRLTAELAAYAELGFDGVFVHEVGRDQRRTIELFGSQVLPALAAASPDGRAGR, encoded by the coding sequence ATGACGACCTACGGCTACCACGCCTCCCACGAGCAGCTGCCCCCGAGCGCCCTGCTGGCCGACGTCCAGCTGGCCGAGCAGGCCGGGTTCCAGGCGGCGATGTGCTCCGACCACTTCGCGCCCTGGAGCCGCGCCCAGGGCCACAGCGGGTTCGCCTGGTCCTGGCTGGGCGCGGCCCTGCAGGCGACCCGACTGCCGTTCGGCTGCGTCAACGCGCCCGGCCAGCGCTACCACCCGGCGATCGTCGCCCAGGCGGCGGCCACCCTGGCCGAGATGTTCCCGGGGCGCTTCTGGGTCGCGCTGGGCAGCGGCGAGGCCCTCAACGAGCACATCACCGGGACCGGGTGGCCGGACAAGCAGGCCCGCAACGACCGGCTGCTGGAGTGCGTGCAGGTCATCCGGGCGCTGCTCGCCGGCGAGACCGTCAGCCACCGCGGCCTGGTCACCGTCGACCGGGCCCGGCTGTGGTCGCGCCCGGCGGAGCCGCCGCCGCTGCTCGGCGCCGCCGTGAGCGCCGAGACCGCCGCCTGGGTGGCCGGCTGGGCCGACGGCCTGATCACCGTCAACCAGCCCATGGAGCGGCTGCGCCGGGTCGTGGACGCCTTCCGGGCCGGCGCCGCCGGCAAGCCGATGTACCTCCAGGTCCACCTGGCCTTTGCCCAGGACGAGGCGACCGCCCTGGCCAACGCCCACCAGCAGTGGGGCAGCAACGTGCTCGACGGGTCGCTGGCCTGGGAACTGGCCCTGCCCGAGCAGTTCGAGGCCGCGACCCGGCACGTGCGGCCCGACGACGTCCGCGAGACGGTGCTGGTCACCGCCGACCCGTCGCGCCTGACCGCGGAGCTGGCCGCCTACGCCGAGCTCGGCTTCGACGGCGTGTTCGTCCACGAGGTCGGCCGCGACCAGCGCCGCACCATCGAGCTGTTCGGCTCCCAGGTGCTCCCCGCCCTGGCCGCGGCGTCGCCCGACGGGAGGGCGGGGCGGTGA
- a CDS encoding alpha-amylase family protein, whose amino-acid sequence MSDKATSDLWWKNAVIYCLDVELFADGNGDGVGDFPGLTDRIEYLAGLGVTCLWLMPFYPTPNRDNGYDIADYYGVDPRLGSLGDVVELLRTARERGIRVIADLVVNHTSVDHPWFQAARADRRSPYRDYFVWADEPPADGPKDVVFPGQETSNWEFDERAGQWYLHRFYKSMPDLNIANPKVRDEIHKVVGFWLELGLSGFRVDAAPFLIELTGAEQPEPGDPHEYLRDLRAFLARRRGDAILLAEANLPPPDQRRFFGDEDGDEMHMVFNFVANQRLFLSLVRQDAGPLADALASQPAIPETGQWANFVKNHDELSLDKLSDGEREEVFAAFAPEEDMRIYGRGIRRRVPPMLGGDRRRLELVYSLLFALPGAPVLLYGEELGMGDDLAVEGRGSVRVAMQWSDGDGCGFTSARPRVPVVTGGEFGCGRVSVGGQRRDPGSLLNWTERLVRTRKETPELGWGACEVLPAGDPAVLALRSDWRGSVVLTVHNLADRPAEARLELAGGDSGAGLVELLADQAYEPLESPPGGVPVGAYGYRWFRLRG is encoded by the coding sequence GTGAGCGACAAGGCGACCAGCGACCTGTGGTGGAAGAACGCGGTCATCTACTGCCTGGACGTCGAGCTGTTCGCCGACGGCAACGGCGACGGGGTCGGTGACTTTCCCGGGCTGACCGACCGGATCGAGTACCTGGCCGGGCTCGGGGTGACCTGCCTGTGGCTGATGCCGTTCTACCCGACCCCGAACCGCGACAACGGCTACGACATCGCCGACTACTACGGCGTCGACCCGCGGCTGGGCAGCCTCGGCGACGTCGTGGAGCTGCTGCGGACGGCCCGGGAGCGCGGCATCCGGGTGATCGCCGACCTGGTCGTGAACCACACCTCGGTCGACCACCCCTGGTTCCAGGCCGCCCGGGCCGACCGGCGCTCGCCCTACCGCGACTACTTCGTCTGGGCCGACGAGCCGCCCGCCGACGGGCCCAAAGACGTCGTCTTCCCGGGCCAGGAGACCTCCAACTGGGAGTTCGACGAGCGCGCCGGCCAGTGGTACCTGCACCGCTTCTACAAGAGCATGCCGGACCTGAACATCGCCAACCCGAAGGTCCGCGACGAGATCCACAAGGTGGTCGGGTTCTGGCTCGAGCTCGGCCTGTCCGGGTTCCGGGTCGACGCCGCCCCCTTCCTGATCGAGCTGACCGGCGCCGAGCAGCCCGAGCCGGGCGATCCGCACGAGTACCTGCGCGACCTCCGCGCCTTCCTGGCCCGCCGCCGGGGCGACGCCATCCTGCTCGCCGAGGCCAACCTGCCCCCGCCCGACCAGCGCCGCTTCTTCGGCGACGAGGACGGCGACGAGATGCACATGGTGTTCAACTTCGTCGCCAACCAGCGGCTGTTCCTGTCGCTCGTCCGCCAGGACGCCGGGCCGCTGGCCGACGCCCTGGCCTCGCAGCCGGCCATCCCCGAGACCGGCCAGTGGGCCAACTTCGTGAAGAACCACGACGAGCTCAGCCTGGACAAGCTGAGCGACGGCGAACGCGAGGAGGTGTTCGCCGCGTTCGCGCCCGAGGAGGACATGCGCATCTACGGCCGCGGCATCCGCCGCCGGGTCCCGCCCATGCTGGGTGGCGACCGCCGCCGGCTGGAGCTCGTCTACAGCCTGCTGTTCGCCCTGCCGGGCGCCCCCGTGCTGCTGTACGGCGAGGAGCTCGGGATGGGCGACGACCTGGCCGTGGAGGGCCGCGGCAGCGTCCGCGTGGCCATGCAGTGGAGCGACGGGGACGGCTGCGGCTTCACCTCCGCCCGGCCCAGAGTGCCGGTCGTGACCGGCGGCGAGTTCGGCTGCGGTCGGGTCAGCGTCGGCGGCCAGCGGCGCGACCCGGGGTCGCTGCTCAACTGGACGGAGCGGCTGGTCCGGACCCGCAAGGAGACCCCGGAGCTGGGCTGGGGCGCGTGCGAGGTGCTGCCCGCCGGCGACCCGGCCGTGCTCGCCCTGCGCTCCGACTGGCGGGGCTCGGTCGTGCTGACCGTCCACAACCTGGCCGACCGGCCCGCCGAGGCCCGGCTCGAGCTGGCCGGCGGGGACTCCGGCGCCGGCCTGGTGGAGCTGCTCGCCGACCAGGCCTACGAGCCGCTCGAGTCACCCCCCGGCGGCGTCCCGGTCGGCGCCTACGGGTACCGTTGGTTCCGGCTGCGTGGCTGA
- a CDS encoding nucleoside deaminase, translating into MATDDDDLRHLRRCVDLATVALEAGDEPFGSVLVAADGTVLFEDHNHVASGDRTRHPEFEIARWAAANLDPAERAAATVYTSGEHCPMCAAAHGWVGLGRIVYVSSSEQLGAWLAELGVPPPPVRALPIREVVPGVPVEGPVPGLAEAVHDLHRRFHTGRPAR; encoded by the coding sequence ATGGCGACGGACGACGACGACCTGCGGCACCTGCGCCGCTGCGTGGACCTGGCCACCGTGGCCCTGGAGGCCGGCGACGAGCCGTTCGGGTCGGTGCTGGTGGCCGCCGACGGGACCGTGCTCTTCGAGGACCACAACCACGTGGCCTCCGGCGACCGGACCCGCCACCCCGAGTTCGAGATCGCCCGCTGGGCGGCCGCCAACCTGGACCCGGCGGAGCGGGCGGCGGCGACCGTGTACACCTCGGGGGAGCACTGCCCGATGTGCGCCGCCGCCCACGGCTGGGTCGGGCTGGGCCGCATCGTCTACGTCAGCTCGTCCGAGCAGCTGGGCGCCTGGCTCGCCGAGCTGGGGGTGCCGCCGCCACCGGTCCGGGCCCTCCCGATCCGGGAGGTCGTCCCCGGCGTGCCCGTCGAGGGCCCGGTCCCCGGCCTCGCCGAGGCGGTCCACGACCTGCACCGCCGGTTCCACACCGGACGTCCGGCCCGCTAG